The sequence TCGTTCTCCGTGAACCGACGGATGATCTCCTGAATCTCGGCTTCGGTGGGCCGATCGCCTTGACTCACGACGCCCGCCCGCCCGGGGAGCCCTCCGATTCCGAGAACGATGAGCGCGACGACCACACCAATGGCGCGTTTCATGCTCTCCTCCGTCAGAAGCATCATTTTACCGAACTCACGCCAAAAGAGCTATCCGCTTTCGAGAACGACCTCCGCTGATTCGGAGAACGAACAGCAGGGAATGACCTCCTCACTCTCGCACCTCCAGAGCATCGCGCAGACCATCGCCGATGAGGTTCAAGCAAAAGAGCGTGAGAACGAGCGTGACGCCCGGAAAGACGAGGAGCCAGGGAGCGACTCCCATCGCCTGAACGCCGTCGTGGATGAGCGTTCCCCAACTGGCCTGGGGCGCTTGAATCCCCAATCCGAGAAAGCTCACAAACGCCTCCTGTAACATCACCGAAGGAAGCGTGAGCGTCGTGTAGACGATTAACGGACCGCGCACGTTGGGAAGCAGATGTCGGACGATGATGGCGGGCGTCGAAGCCCCCAGGGCGCGAGCCGCCTCGACGAAGGGTTCGTTCTTGAGCATCAGAACCTGACCGCGAACGATCCGGGCGACCGTCAGC is a genomic window of Blastocatellia bacterium containing:
- a CDS encoding ABC transporter permease, whose amino-acid sequence is MRIVDVLYSLPYMFLVIVLMALFADPEVVEPVVRLLGVDPLGPVAQWLRGPGVRMVFLFIALGAVSWLTVARIVRGQVLMLKNEPFVEAARALGASTPAIIVRHLLPNVRGPLIVYTTLTLPSVMLQEAFVSFLGLGIQAPQASWGTLIHDGVQAMGVAPWLLVFPGVTLVLTLFCLNLIGDGLRDALEVRE